The stretch of DNA TTGCCCCTAGTTCCCACATCCCCAGCTCTACCTGGATTACTGCAATAGTCTCCCAACTGTTTCCCTGCTTCTGCTTTAATCCATTCTTCATAGAGCAGCCAGATGTGCAAGTCACTTGAAATGTAAATAAGATGCCATGTCCCACTTGAGAACCTCAAAGTTGACACTCTTTATCCATGACCTTCAAAGGTTGGTGGTGATCTGTCTCTGTTAGTCTGACCCACTTGCCCTCTCTTcactttctccccactcccccctCCTTTGTTTCAGCCATGCTATCCCTTCTCTGGTCATCAAACAAGCCAAGTCTGATTTCACCTTAGAAACTTCCTACAGATTGTTCCCTGCCTCAGCTGGCTCTTCTCTCTTCCCACAAGGCTGGCCTCTcaccctctgagcctcagcttaAATACTGGTTCCTCAGGGAGGGTGCCCCTACCCAGCTCCGTTCCTACCCCTATTTGTGTTTATATATCACACtggttctttgtatgttttatcagTCTCCCTCTACCAGCCTGAGCTCCTTTGGAAGTACTGTTGGCTCATCACCTAGGGCAAAGCTTGGCATAGAGGAGCTCAATGAATAATTGTGGAATGAATTGTAATTATAGGGAAGAATGTTTGGAGAGATATTTCCCTTAGAAGGAAGGGCATGTTTGTAGTAGGCAGATAGGGGTGGGCACTCTACGAATTGGGGTGCAACAAAAACTTCTGGTCATATTCTGATCTCTGTCTACCACCCCAATTATAGGTGAGGGTCTGGTTCCAAAACCGCAGGGTCAAGTATCAGAAGCAACAAAAACTGAAGCTGTTGGCACCATCTGCCGTGGTTACCTTTCCCACCCAGCCCTCCAGCAGATCTCACACCAGCATCAAGAGTGAAGACATCAAGTCAGGAGTGGGCAGCTGAGGACTGGGACAGAGGCTGTACCCAGTATGTCTGGGCTAGTCCTTCTTGGGGGGACCCACTGGGCCTCCCTGCCCCACATTTGGATTTTGGTTTGCCAGTGAAGGAGCCTTCCCAGGGTAACAAGGCCTCAGAGGAAACTGTCTGCCCTCTTTTCTATACTGACTCCTAAGAGGCTGGAATAATGTACTGGTCAGAGGCACAAACTCTGACCTTCAGCTCTGTGTCCTTGGCTAAGTTCCCGAACTTCTGAgcccttttcttcatcaatataATGGGTGTGTTCATAATTTATATCTCCCAGGGATGAAATGAAGTCTGCAAAGCCCTTCAAATGTTCCAAGCCTGGTGCTAAGTGTGAAATAACTGTTAAAGGTTCTAGGCTCTCCACACCTGGGAGAGTGGTGCCCACACCAGCCCTGGTCTCCTCAGGGATTCATCTTTTCCTGGCCTGGCTGTGAAGAAAGGGCCCCTGAATCAGTGTGTGGGCACAAAAGATTCTTCCCTGCTTGGGGTGGTGGGGCTGAGAGCaaggaggagagaaaggtagccTACTTCTTGCATTTCCCAACGTTGCTTGTTTTGTCTGAGCTTTTACCACTCTTAGAAGGAGCTCTCTAGCAGAGCTGCCTCCTTACAGCAGACAGGCTCTACCCACATGCCCCTCTCCGCATTTGTATATACGGTAGAGAAGTCTGACTCTGTCTTTGCCAAGGCTGGCATTTTATCATTAACTGCTGTATTTTCACATGATGGTTGttatctctctccctttccttctcagGAAATCTGCTTGGTTTCCTACTAAGAAACCTGGCTGTTAGCTAACTCCTGTGAAGCCTGCCTCTGGCATTTTTGGAACTGGTTTCTGTAGGAGGCTCCACACACCTGGGCCCACTTCTTTTGAGAGTACagattcagaatctagaatgGCCCCTGGGGGTGGAGGTGAGAAGAGAAGGCTATCCCTTGGTGGAAGGCCTGCTCTGCCTCCTGGTGGTGCGAGACCGTCCTGGCTGCTTTCAAGGATGCAGTTTCTACGGAGGAAAAGCAGAGAGCAGAGGGGTTCCCCAAGAACCATCCTCTCCCCACACCAGGCCCCGGGCCTGAAGAGGGCTGGCATCCGAGCCGGCTTCAAGAATCCTTCTCCATCCCTGTCAGTCAGGAAAATTCTTCCTAGTGCTGGACTTAAAAGAACCAGCCGCACCTGGCTCTTCTGGAAACACCTGCATCGACTCACCTGTTCAGAGTTACTGGGTTCTACCCAACCCCAAAATGTTACCATGAGACCACAGCAGATGTAGGCGCAGGTCCATTCTCAAGGAACACAGAACCAATaatgaaacaaggaaaaaaaataacagggcGTAGTGTTCAGACCAGGCCAGGCTGTGGGGACGGATGCTATAGATCAGTGGTGTGCAGCTTTTTGAGGTCCTGAGGGAGAGAAAGGCGCCCCTCCTGATAAAGAGGTGTATGCTGGCCACCAAGACACAGACGGGCGCAAAACCGcagatgaaaaaaacacaaaGGCAGGCGCAGCCACACGCAGTCAACGAACCGGTCGGCCAACATTCACACAGTCCAAAGGGACCCGAGTTCGGACTCGCTAGGGCACTAACCCTCGGAGCTTTGACTATGGCATCCCGGGGCGGGGCCGAAGAGGGGCGGGGCCTCCCGGGTCGAGGTGGGGTCAAGGGTCAGAAGGCGGAGGCGCCCCAAGATGGCGGCCTCCATGTGCGACGTGTTCTCTTTCTGCGTGGGCGTGGCGGACCGGGCCCGGGTCGCAGTGGAAGTTCGCTTTGTGAGCAGCGCCAAGGTGAGGCTGGGACGGGCTCCGCCGGGAGCCCCCAAACTGTCCGGCCTTAGAGACAGGCTCCCGCCACCCCATGTTCAGAGCCTAGATACCCTCTGCCGCTCGGACGCGGTGGCCCGGCTCCTGCCCGCGGCCTGGGGGCTCCGTGCCGGATCCCCGCGCGCAGACTCTGGGCGCGGTCACGCGGTAGACCCGGGCCTCCGGGGTCTCGGGTTACCCCTCCCCTCGGGAACCCGCCCGCCAGCCAGCGGCCAGGCTCCGGGTTTTCCGGGAGTGGCTGGGGGCCTCCCAGCCTCCTGGTCTAGGCGTGGGGATTTTGCTGCCGGGCCTCGGGACTCGTTGAGCAGAAGAAACTGAGATATTAAAAAGCATGGGTCTTCAGGGCACGTTCACTGTGAGGTTtgggtagggaatgaggagtgaGGCCGTAGGTGCCAAGGAACTTGGACTGAACTGGAGTCCGACGGCCGAGGGAGCATTTGAAAGGTTTTAAGCAGGAGTGGCATGGATTTTGCATTTCTTACTATGGAGTTTTTCAGAAGTTCgtgtagaaaaaaatagaaaatgcacataagaaaaaaaaaaatcgattcATAATCTTATCATGCAGAGATTACTGAATGACTTTTTATACTTATGCACATATAGgtatattaaaattatgtttttagaAGCTGCTTTTTGATGCAGGAATGAGTCAATATCAACACACCTATTTGTACGTAATTCTTAACTGCTGAGTAACATTCTGTTCATGGAAGATTCATGTTCACTCAACCAACCTCTTATGGACATTATGTTGTGTCTGATTGCACTCCTGGGGTCAAAGGAATTGGAGCTCAATTCCTCTGCACACATCCCATGTTCTCTCCAGCTCTGAGTAGTTTCGTTCCTAGTTATCTTTGCCATTCGAAATGGTATCATTTTGTTTTCACTTACATTTGTTTATTAGGAATAATTTATCATGTACAATCGCTGTGTGTGTCTTTGGTCCTTGCCCAAGATGTCAGCCCTCTTAAATCATTTGTCTTATCCTGCTCTCAGCTTCATACTGATCCAGTTTCCCAACCCAGCCTTCCACTGTGCTCTTTCCACTCCGTAGCTTCTGGAGTACTCTTTCTATGGTAAATTGTGTCAATTGCTCACATCCTCTCCATCCCAGGGCCTCTGGACCTCCTGGTTGATTTCAGTAACCACATGCTATTTCTCCTTACAGTTTGATGGTGTTTAGTTCCTGCATCCTAGTGGGCAGTGATACTCACCTGTATTTAGCCCCCTATTTCTCagcttccttctctcttctcttctgcccTCTCACACCACCACTTCAGCTACTCTGCTTACCCAGTTGACCTGTCTCAGCTTTCTATCAAAATCTCAATTCTCAGCAAAAAGGTGCCCTTTTATGCTGGCACCTGATCTGCCcctgaaaaaaattacatacctTCCCAAACTTGGCAACAAGATGGATTATCCTGctcttttttgcatgtatattcatcaAGTGAGAttggtttgtgattttttttttctttgtgctgtCTTCACGTTACCACAGTGGGGTTATGCTTGTTCTTTTTGGTAAAATGGAaaagctttccatttttttctctgttattgaatAGTTTAAATAGAATGAGAACTACTTATTTGAATGTTTGAGAGCTTTCTCATGAAATCATATACACTAGGGGTCTCCCGCGGGAGTATTAACCACTTTCTCTATTGCTTCTATGGATATTGGcagaaatgattttcaaaaatttaccCAACTACTACTCCAGGGACATGACCAATCAGAAAAGAAACCTGACCAGGTACAGTAGATGCCAGCCAATTTGCCCTCTTGATTACCACCAGTCAGGCATCAGCACTGGTTATTGTTCTGTCTAggcttttttccctttgaattcaGTTTCAGTCATacatatttttctagaaaaattaTCCATTTCACCAAAATTTTAACATTAACTACATAGCCATGGAGTTTTGCACAATTTTctcttaaaacttatttttcaaaatggaaatatctttGCATGGTTTGTCTCCTTTCCCTTCAATTGAGTCATCTCTAACCCCCTTGATAATATAAATTAGAGCtgtttttcttgaaatatttaatCTGTTTTGGGATCTGATCCTCCCCCTCTCCttttctaatgcaattttattgagatattcacacacaaacaatccatccaaagccacaatcagtggctcacagtgtcatcacataattgtgcattcatcaccacaatcaattttagaacattttcattactctggcaggggtggggtgggggttgtgtgtgtgtgtggaaacaGCCCATACTCCTGATCCCCccatcattgatccctagcatgggtatggtacatttattattgctgatgaaagaatattatgatattactgttaactatagcccatagtttacaaaatgtttgcttttttccatataccactctattattaattccttgttgtagtgttgtacatttgttctagttcatggaagaaatttttaatatatgaacTGTTAATCTCAGTCAGTGTCTACCACAAGATTTACTAAATTATACAGTCCTATCttttaacctctggctttccttctggtgacatatgactctaaacttcccttaTCAATCACATTCATGCACAATTCAGCCCTGCTAATTATACTCataataatgtgctatcatcagccTCGTTCTATTTCCTGGTATCCCGTGTTCTAGAGTCtgtgtctatgagtttacatatccctttgttttgattactaaatattttctgctttgatcctccagaaagagggagagggagagctaTATTTATTCAATATTGAGATTTGAGATGGTCAGGGATAATTTGGGTCCCTGTTAATGTTATTTTGTCCCAGAGGGGAAGGCCAAGTTTCCATTTTGCTAGATTGGGTCCCAAGGGCTATGAGGTGTAGGGGGCGGGCTTCCAGGAAGACAGTCAAGTTTGTGTCCATGGCTTTGCCCAGTGGTTTTGTCTTACATCCCTCTCTACTATTAGAAAGATGCGTCGAGTTTGTCACAAGATTGAGGTTTATGACTCTTGGGTTGCTTGGGGCCTGTCGTGGTCTACATATCCCTGCTGCTCTGTGGTTGGGTCGTGTCCCTGTCTGACCAGAGCACCTGtaactagaaggaaacacctgtgCTACCTGGGAGGCCGCAGTGTGATGGGACATTTCATTGTTGTCAagcagttattattttttttacctccCTTTGTGGCAGCTCAGTCCTGGCAAGGGCACCATCCCTCTTCTCTAAGGGAACAGTGGGAATAAGTGCCCTTCAGGGCCAGCAACTCTGCCTGGGTTCTGAAGCCATTTCCTGAGGCCCTTGGCACATTTGAGAGATGGCAATTCAGAgactgtttttctcatccttcaTCCCTTACACACTGCGTACAGTACTTTAGACCAGTGGCCTTCAAACTTTAACCTGCATATGAGTCACCAGGATCCTGTTAAAATGCCAATtctaatggaatgatttctaaatgttgtgttaatttcttttttttctttaattaattaaaaaaaaaaaagccaattctgattcagtaggtctggggtggggcctgagattctgcatttctgacaGTCTTCTAGATGATACCAACATTGTTGGTTCCTGGACTGCACTTTGAGTAGTAAGGAGCTAGAGCATCTGAGGCATTTGATTGTGTCCTGGAAATGACTTGGTAGGTACTATTTTAATGCTTACTTTTCACATGGGAAACCTGTGCAAAGTGAAGCAATCAGCTCAAGGGCACACAGAAAGTTCACATTCATATCCATGTTAGAATAAACTCATTCCTTTTGGAGCAAGACCTGAGCACTCATTGGGTGCCAGGTCCTCTGCAAGTGCCACAGGTACACAGTCAACCAGGGAAGTAGGGCAcactcttcctccctctcccatgGTGTAGGATTTCTCCACAACTCTGAGTAGCAGCAGCATCATTCTGGGATCCTGGAGTAGCATATGGGTGACTCAGAGAAGGCTGCCCTGCTGTCACCCAGGTACAGGAGGCCTCAGCCTCCTATGAGCCTTGGCCCTGCTTTAGCCACTCTAAAAATTTTCCTCCTGGGAGTATTCTGAGATGTGTGCCACAGAGGTTCCTTCCACATCCCTATCCCTTTGCTCTGTTTGGGATGAAAGAGGTAAAGGTCAGAGCTGCATTTCCAGTGGAGGCAGTTATGGAGGGTGCCAACCATTCTCCAAGAACTCTCCAGAGACAGAGGTGAGGCTGGATGGCCCTCCAGGAGCCCTTGGAGCTCTGTCCTTTGTTACTTCTTATATCCATCTTATTTCCTCTCTGCCCTCTCAGGGAAAGGGGCTGTTTGCCACACATCTGATCCGGAAGGGGGAGACCATCTTCATAGAACGGCCCCTGGTAGCTGCACAGTTTCTTTGGAATGCACTTTATCGCTACCGAGGTAAACACATCTCGCCCACTCCTCATGGCTGCTGGGCTCAGGTGCCTTTGTGCCTGGGAAGATGCATGTATGTGCTGGCTGGTATCTCATTCCTCGTGGCTGCTGGGCCCAGGTGCCTTTGTGCTTGGGAGGAACTGCTGCCTTCCCTTGGGAAAACCGTGCCTGAGAACCACACTTCTGTCCAATCTTAGGCCATTTGGGCTGTGAGCCTGCAGTAAAGTTGGCTCCCAAGTGTGGGAAAAGTTTAGtcccgtgggggtggggggtgagctCAGAGTCTCATTGAAGAGAAGGTAGAGTcaggcaggaggggcaggggctCCTGAGGGAGGATGGGATTATCTACCTTTGGATACAtgtgaaattcattcattcattcattcattcatgccaTTCACTGATgtagtcattcattcactcacttccCAAACTTTTATTATGCACCTGCTCTGTGCTAGGCCCAATTTTATCCCTGGGCATGCTGCTCTGAAAAGGACAGGCATGGCTCCTGCTCGCAAGACACTAACAGTGTCATACTCTCACCCTCAGCCTGTGACCACTGCCTTCGGGCCCTGGAGAAGGCAGAGGAGAATGCTCAGAGGCTGACAGGGAAGCCAGGCCAGGTTCTGCCTCACCCAGAGCTGTGCAGTGTGCGGAAGGACCTCCACCAGAACTGTCCCCACTGCCAGGTAAGCATCCCCATGGGGTATACCTGCAAGGGGCAGGTTGGGAAGGTCTTAACTGAACTCCTTTTGGGAAGACAGGAGTGAAAACAGACTTAGTCATGGTTCTTGAGTGTCACAacatagggtaagatattgaaaAGGCTTATTGTTTTCAGTCCTTTCCTCCTTGTCTTAGTTATATTGTCTAGAAAATGCACTTGGTGGGAGCTGGctttctttcccctctgcctGGCAGGGGCTCTCCCCTCTGATTTTCCTGGTTTTAAGAGCCTGGGATAGGTTATCCTCTCTCACCTACCCCCAGAGCATCCTGTACTTTCTCATTGCACAATCCCACTGAGCTGCTGCTCAGGAGCTGCTTGGGGAAGGAATGGAGATGGAGGTGGTGAGGAACCCCTGAGCTGTCTGTGCCTGGCCCTCTGAGTGTGCTGACCTGTACCTCCCCTGACAGGTGATGTACTGTAGTGCAGAATGTCGGCTGGCAGCTGCTGAGCAGTATCACCAGGTCCTATGCCCAGGCCCCTCCCAGGATGACCCCCTGCATCCTCTCAATAAGCTGCAGGAGGCATGGAGGTAAGTTacatttcctctctttcctttatcCCTCCCTTCTTGCCTGGCTCAGCAGATGCAGCCATCTTTCTTAAGTTACTATCCCCCagatttccccttcatttttagTGTTAAACAGAGGTCCAGTAGTCCTGTTACCCAATCCCTTGCCCTTATTCTGAGTTGCCAGTCCTACTGTCCTCAGCCTTTTCCACACTCCCAGAAAGGTCCTCCATTAAGGATGCAAAGTCCTTCCCAAGTCCTTGCCAAagtctttctctctttgattATAGGTGAAATTGGTAAGAAGAATTCTTTGTAGCAATTAGACTGGGCTTCTATGAACTCAGCTATTGGGGAGGGAATTTTTAGTCCAAAGTTTTTTCTCTCTGTCCAGGAGTGTTCATTACCCCCCTGAGACTGCAAGCATCATGCTGATGGCCCGGATGGTGGCCACAGTGAAGCAGGTGAGCCCACCTCATCCTTCCAGGGAAGCTGACTCTGGCTTCCCAAAGGAGAACTGCTTGCTATGTAAAATGTCAGGAGTTTGCTAACCAAAAATCAGGACTGGGGAGTGGGAAAGCCTGTCCTCTTTGGTCTATGAAAGGATTTCTTATGCAACAGCAATTGATGCATTTGATTTATAGGCACCACCTTTTGAGGATTGTGTCTCTTACATAAAGCAAGAGAAACCACCGTGACCCCAGCTATCAAATATTGATAGCCTTATTCTTCTATTTTTCCAAGCATTATTGAGTTAACTAGCTTGGCTCCAGTTGGGGAGATGGTTGGGGGTGGACAGAATTGGGAAGGTCTCCCAAGCTGAGGAAGGGTCTACCTAGAAGCTCACATTTGGCTGGTGTTTACTTGATGGTTGGGGCTGTAAGAACCCTACCCGTCCTACTGGAGTGCCAGTAAGAAGTGGGTCATCTATGAGTCTGTCTGTGTGCACACCCATATAGGCACATGTGACTCTTGCATGTATTTGCTCACTGCAGGCTAAGGATAAGGATCGTTGGATCAGGCTCTTCTCCCAATTCTGTAACAAAACAGCCaatgaagaggaagaaattgTCCACAAACTCCTTGGAGACAAATTCAAGGTTGGTCTTCTGCTGTCAGTCCCCCTCCAATAGCCTAGGATGTCTAGTCACCTGATGGAATCCATATTTGGTCCCCTCTCAGCCATAAGGAAGGGGTTAGAGCTTGTATCCAAAAATTGATTCACAGGATTTGAATTCCTGCCACTATTTAACTTCATGACCTAATGTGGACCTGAAAATGGGAAGTGGGGAAATGGGGTGGTGACAGAGGAAGGGGGCACTGGGCACATTGGTCCTGAGAGTGCTCTTTACATTAGATGAAGGTAGGTAGAAACCCTATGATAGAAGAGCAGTGGGCAAATCTGCTATAATGGGAAATTGAGGGTTGGAGGTCCACAGAGTCAGGGAGCAGAGGGAAACAGGAGAATTTTAACTTTCAGTTTACTGAGTACCCACTCCCAGAGTTGCTAATTCTCACTGAGGACATCAGAGTTCCATGCAGGAGCTGCCTGAGGGTGGAGGCAGGAGGTGGGTGGGCCTTCCTACAAGGAACTCTGAGGTAAGGAGGGGAAGAGCTGAGCTGGTTTGGAGGACAGGTTGGAGGATCCTGGAGGTTGGTGGTGCACATAGATATTCCAGGCCAACGCTACCTCCGTCTTGCTGCTGCAAATGCTGGAGAATAGGAGAAGTTGGGTTCACCACTCTGGGTTGGAGCAGACCTGTAGACTGGGGATAAGGACTCTGTGGCCTTCCtttgccccagggaaagctggtcctttttccttccctcaccTGGTCTTCGGGGCCCTGCCTGGGTACTAATGGGAAGTCCCCAGGGATGCAAGTCTCTACCTGCTTCCCCTCAACCAGGGACAGCTGGAACTTCTGCGAAGACTCTTCACAGAGGCCCTTTATGAGGAAGCACTGAGCCAGGTTAGTGTGGGGAGGGTGGGTTCCATGGCCTCTTAGTCTCTTCAGCTCTCCAGGAGCAACCGAGCTCAGCCTCTCCTATTAGGGCAGCTGAGCCAGAGTGAATTGCTCTTCTGGAGTGGGGGTGCGACTGACCTACAGAAGACTTCCTGAATAGAGGGTTGCATCAGAGAGAAAAGCAAGTGGCTATAACCTAGAGTGTTTATCTCTCATTTTCCTCTGCAGTGGTTCACTCCAGATGGATTCCGATCTCTCTTTGCTCTTGTTGGGACTAATGGCCAAGGAATCGGGACCAGGTTAGGAGCTAACATTCCAGGGCGATTAGACTTATTCCCCAGGGCTTGAATGGGAGTTTGAGAAAGGTAGCCACAGCTTCTTTAAAGAAGCTGTGGTGGGTTGACTCTGTGGTTAGCATGCTGTATCAGACACTGAGGTGGGAATCAGAAAGAACGAGGCAGTGGAATCTGCTCTTGGGAATCTTGGTCTTGATACAAAGAAGgaatggagtgggggtgggaaaCCCTTTTTCCTGGGCTTAACTTGCCTGGAGGTGGAGAGTCATATGACTTGGGCCTTCTTTTCTCCAACTATGGGCTGCCTGGAACCCCTAGCTCCCTGAGCCAGTGGGTCCATGCCTGTGATGCTCTGGAGCTGAAGCCTCAGGACCGTGAGCGGCTGGATACCTTCATTGACCAGCTCTACAAGGACATCGAAGCAGGTTGGTGAGACAGGGTCTTGGCCCCAGCCAACCTTGGAGCTCTCCCTCTCCCTGTAGTCACATGGCAGGCACACAGCCCTCCCCCAGGAAGCTCTGATATCTACCTCCAGTAGGGTAGATATCACTGCGTGCCTGTTGGGAGCTTCAGAGCTGTTCACAGTACACACAGATGGCCCCAAGATCCAGGCAGAGACTTGATGCTGAGAGGAGGGGGTTGCTGAGAAAATAGGGTGATGTTGTTTATAGCAAAGCAAGGTTTGTGCCTCAGAGAAGCAAGTTTGAGTAAAATGGTGAAGACCAGGTTTGGTAGTGTGGCAGATGGCATACCTACTTTGCTTTTCCCACttgtaaaatggataaaatattgCCTGCCTGTTACTATCTTACAGCAACTGGCGAGTTTCTGAACTGTGAAGGATCTGGCCTCTTTATGCTTCAGAGCTGCTGTGAGTCATGGCACTGAGGAGGGGTGGTCCTGGGGGCATTTCCTCCTTGGCCAGGAGGCCTTGAAGCCACAGTTAATCTCTCCCGGTTAGCCCTTTCAAGGCTGGTGGGCTTGAATGGGGAGCAGGGTTAGGTCTGAGCTTCCTTAGAGAATCCCCTGGGGCCTTTTTATTCCATCATTTATTCATTGGTTCATTTAACTGATCATACTTTAATATATGTTAATCTGTAATACTTCCTAGCAGGCCAGGCTTTGTGCTAAGGCAGGGCATAGAGCTCTGAATCTTGCAAAGGGATGCCTGGACTTTGCCCTGGGGGGCTTGGTAGACCCTCAGGATCCTGCGAGGTGGGAGATTTGGCTGGAGGGCGAGTCTCATCAGCACTTGATGGGGAAGGGCAGATCCAGCTTGGGCAGTTGCCTTTTTCAGATCTCAGCCTTCTACCCTTTGGTTTTTTCCCATAAATTCTTCCTCCCAGGCTCTAGGGCCATTCAGGTCTACCCAAACTGGGTTCTTAGGAGGCCTGGCGAAGTAAGTGGTCTGGTGTGGGCATCCCTCCCAGAG from Tamandua tetradactyla isolate mTamTet1 chromosome 17, mTamTet1.pri, whole genome shotgun sequence encodes:
- the SMYD5 gene encoding protein-lysine N-trimethyltransferase SMYD5, with amino-acid sequence MAASMCDVFSFCVGVADRARVAVEVRFVSSAKGKGLFATHLIRKGETIFIERPLVAAQFLWNALYRYRACDHCLRALEKAEENAQRLTGKPGQVLPHPELCSVRKDLHQNCPHCQVMYCSAECRLAAAEQYHQVLCPGPSQDDPLHPLNKLQEAWRSVHYPPETASIMLMARMVATVKQAKDKDRWIRLFSQFCNKTANEEEEIVHKLLGDKFKGQLELLRRLFTEALYEEALSQWFTPDGFRSLFALVGTNGQGIGTSSLSQWVHACDALELKPQDRERLDTFIDQLYKDIEAATGEFLNCEGSGLFMLQSCCNHSCVPNAETSFPENNFLLHVTALEDIKPGEEICISYLDCCQRERSRHSRHKILRENYLFVCSCPKCLAEADEPNVTSEEEEEEEEEGEPEDAELGDEMTDV